The proteins below come from a single Manduca sexta isolate Smith_Timp_Sample1 chromosome 3, JHU_Msex_v1.0, whole genome shotgun sequence genomic window:
- the LOC115449214 gene encoding uncharacterized protein LOC115449214 isoform X2 — translation MKCEICGLRSERKDGMKRYFMARFPLDELRCKEWVKIAGNEDLAYLPIQKLHQLKFVCGKHFINSDFKKKGTQLKKTAVPSIRLTSKPLTDSILAEFPYHLFKEQQASREGQPAPVSYVSGPEEPKVDFLQVFHQTRNGAGEELGTETKVTQPSFEDEKEVDNRSSTLPEALAGPGEELGTETEVTQPGFDDENEVDNSSSTLPEALAEEIVVPEPKKFSWQEPTEAVPVLTDDVETEVIVDSLSMYCDDGKHDSLLSEQLDEDHKGTAVSPAVDTAFRCNVCDAAIVGFRYTCVQCSDLDLCGACEADGAHHQHYVLRVPADRQASEVQLVLSTIRRHLMRKLDPITQHDQDQDDVISLKSEIKSEEDNCNDDNNNDNDDSDNKSPEDDVLMKLTSPEPAQNKSDEAASCVEIGDEAPAQECDTIEIYMTPADLMKVKDIGLPGVQILELNEASCVNLAPPQSPVGQALVLSAAAPADSRPRVRQEIVQPQIKKRRLSSDLNRDSIRVFSYNTHHVKPDCYVRLPRLPDAVMNLTEILSAQAQAPSGDLWDSRDEDNR, via the exons at GAAATGTGAAATATGTGGTTTGAGATCGGAGCGTAAAGATGGCATGAAACGTTATTTTATGGCTAGATTTCCTCTAGATGAACTTCG GTGTAAAGAATGGGTAAAAATAGCAGGAAATGAGGATCTAGCTTATTTGCCCATTCAAAAACTTCATCAGTTAAAATTCGTTTGTGGAaagcattttataaatagtgattttaagaaaaaaggAACACAGCTGAAGAAAACAGCTGTACCATCAATAAGGCTTACTTCTAAGCCACTTACAGACTCCATTCTGGCAGAATTTCCCTATCACCTTTTCAAAGAACAGCAAGCCTCACGAGAAG GCCAACCCGCTCCTGTGTCTTATGTTTCGGGACCGGAAGAACCAAAGGTGGATTTTTTGCAAGTTTTCCATCAGACGAGAAACG GGGCGGGTGAAGAACTCGGCACTGAAACTAAAGTCACTCAGCCCAGCTTTGAAGATGAAAAAGAAGTTGATAATCGCAGTTCTACACTGCCCGAAGCTCTGGCCG ggCCTGGTGAAGAACTCGGCACTGAAACTGAAGTCACTCAGCCCGGCTTTGACGATGAAAATGAAGTTGATAATAGCAGTTCTACACTACCCGAAGCTCTGGCCG AAGAAATTGTTGTACCTGAACCAAAGAAATTCTCATGGCAGGAACCCACCGAGGCAGTTCCAGTATTAAcag ATGATGTCGAGACGGAAGTAATCGTGGACAGCTTATCCATGTACTGCGACGATGGAAAGCACGACTCGCTGCTGTCGGAACAGCTGGACGAGGATCACAAAG GTACTGCAGTGAGTCCCGCAGTAGACACGGCGTTTCGATGCAACGTGTGCGACGCTGCTATAGTCGG gttccgctacacgtgtgtgcagtgcagcgacttggacctgtgcggCGCGTGCGAGGCCGACGGAGCGCACCACCAACACTACGTGCTGAGGGTTCCCGCCGACAGACAAGCG TCCGAGGTCCAGCTGGTGCTGTCCACAATACGCCGGCACCTCATGAGGAAACTGGATCCCATCACTCAACACGATCAGGATCAGGATGATGTTATTAG tcTTAAGTCTGAAATAAAATCTGAAGAAGATAATTGCAATGACGATAATAATAACGATAATGATGATTCGGACAACAAATCACCTGAAGATGATGTGTTAATGAAATTGACATCTCCAGAACCAGCACAAAACAAAAGC GACGAAGCTGCTTCCTGTGTGGAGATCGGCGATGAGGCGCCGGCGCAGGAGTGCGACACCATCGAGATCTACATGACACCAGCGGACTTAATGAAAGTGAAAGACATCGGATTGCCGGGAG TACAAATACTCGAGTTAAATGAAGCGTCGTGTGTTAATCTGGCGCCTCCGCAGTCACCGGTTGGACAAGCCCTTGTACTCTCGGCGGCTGCACCGGCAGACTCGCGGCCGCGGGTCCGACAAGAAATCGTACAACCACAAA TTAAGAAGAGACGCCTCTCGTCTGACCTGAACCGCGACTCAATAAGAGTGTTCTCCTACAACACGCACCACGTCAAGCCCGACTGCTATGTCAGGCTGCCAAGATTGCCCGATGCTGTCATGAACCTCACAGAGATAT TGTCTGCGCAGGCGCAGGCTCCGAGCGGCGACTTGTGGGACAGTAGAGACGAAGACAACAGATGA
- the LOC115449214 gene encoding uncharacterized protein LOC115449214 isoform X3 — MKCEICGLRSERKDGMKRYFMARFPLDELRCKEWVKIAGNEDLAYLPIQKLHQLKFVCGKHFINSDFKKKGTQLKKTAVPSIRLTSKPLTDSILAEFPYHLFKEQQASREGAGEELGTETKVTQPSFEDEKEVDNRSSTLPEALAGPGEELGTETEVTQPGFDDENEVDNSSSTLPEALAEEIVVPEPKKFSWQEPTEAVPVLTDDVETEVIVDSLSMYCDDGKHDSLLSEQLDEDHKGTAVSPAVDTAFRCNVCDAAIVGFRYTCVQCSDLDLCGACEADGAHHQHYVLRVPADRQASEVQLVLSTIRRHLMRKLDPITQHDQDQDDVISLKSEIKSEEDNCNDDNNNDNDDSDNKSPEDDVLMKLTSPEPAQNKSDEAASCVEIGDEAPAQECDTIEIYMTPADLMKVKDIGLPGVQILELNEASCVNLAPPQSPVGQALVLSAAAPADSRPRVRQEIVQPQIKKRRLSSDLNRDSIRVFSYNTHHVKPDCYVRLPRLPDAVMNLTEILSAQAQAPSGDLWDSRDEDNR, encoded by the exons at GAAATGTGAAATATGTGGTTTGAGATCGGAGCGTAAAGATGGCATGAAACGTTATTTTATGGCTAGATTTCCTCTAGATGAACTTCG GTGTAAAGAATGGGTAAAAATAGCAGGAAATGAGGATCTAGCTTATTTGCCCATTCAAAAACTTCATCAGTTAAAATTCGTTTGTGGAaagcattttataaatagtgattttaagaaaaaaggAACACAGCTGAAGAAAACAGCTGTACCATCAATAAGGCTTACTTCTAAGCCACTTACAGACTCCATTCTGGCAGAATTTCCCTATCACCTTTTCAAAGAACAGCAAGCCTCACGAGAAG GGGCGGGTGAAGAACTCGGCACTGAAACTAAAGTCACTCAGCCCAGCTTTGAAGATGAAAAAGAAGTTGATAATCGCAGTTCTACACTGCCCGAAGCTCTGGCCG ggCCTGGTGAAGAACTCGGCACTGAAACTGAAGTCACTCAGCCCGGCTTTGACGATGAAAATGAAGTTGATAATAGCAGTTCTACACTACCCGAAGCTCTGGCCG AAGAAATTGTTGTACCTGAACCAAAGAAATTCTCATGGCAGGAACCCACCGAGGCAGTTCCAGTATTAAcag ATGATGTCGAGACGGAAGTAATCGTGGACAGCTTATCCATGTACTGCGACGATGGAAAGCACGACTCGCTGCTGTCGGAACAGCTGGACGAGGATCACAAAG GTACTGCAGTGAGTCCCGCAGTAGACACGGCGTTTCGATGCAACGTGTGCGACGCTGCTATAGTCGG gttccgctacacgtgtgtgcagtgcagcgacttggacctgtgcggCGCGTGCGAGGCCGACGGAGCGCACCACCAACACTACGTGCTGAGGGTTCCCGCCGACAGACAAGCG TCCGAGGTCCAGCTGGTGCTGTCCACAATACGCCGGCACCTCATGAGGAAACTGGATCCCATCACTCAACACGATCAGGATCAGGATGATGTTATTAG tcTTAAGTCTGAAATAAAATCTGAAGAAGATAATTGCAATGACGATAATAATAACGATAATGATGATTCGGACAACAAATCACCTGAAGATGATGTGTTAATGAAATTGACATCTCCAGAACCAGCACAAAACAAAAGC GACGAAGCTGCTTCCTGTGTGGAGATCGGCGATGAGGCGCCGGCGCAGGAGTGCGACACCATCGAGATCTACATGACACCAGCGGACTTAATGAAAGTGAAAGACATCGGATTGCCGGGAG TACAAATACTCGAGTTAAATGAAGCGTCGTGTGTTAATCTGGCGCCTCCGCAGTCACCGGTTGGACAAGCCCTTGTACTCTCGGCGGCTGCACCGGCAGACTCGCGGCCGCGGGTCCGACAAGAAATCGTACAACCACAAA TTAAGAAGAGACGCCTCTCGTCTGACCTGAACCGCGACTCAATAAGAGTGTTCTCCTACAACACGCACCACGTCAAGCCCGACTGCTATGTCAGGCTGCCAAGATTGCCCGATGCTGTCATGAACCTCACAGAGATAT TGTCTGCGCAGGCGCAGGCTCCGAGCGGCGACTTGTGGGACAGTAGAGACGAAGACAACAGATGA
- the LOC115449214 gene encoding uncharacterized protein LOC115449214 isoform X6: MVYKCSVPGCRTRGRGQPAPVSYVSGPEEPKVDFLQVFHQTRNGAGEELGTETKVTQPSFEDEKEVDNRSSTLPEALAGPGEELGTETEVTQPGFDDENEVDNSSSTLPEALAEEIVVPEPKKFSWQEPTEAVPVLTDDVETEVIVDSLSMYCDDGKHDSLLSEQLDEDHKGTAVSPAVDTAFRCNVCDAAIVGFRYTCVQCSDLDLCGACEADGAHHQHYVLRVPADRQASEVQLVLSTIRRHLMRKLDPITQHDQDQDDVISLKSEIKSEEDNCNDDNNNDNDDSDNKSPEDDVLMKLTSPEPAQNKSDEAASCVEIGDEAPAQECDTIEIYMTPADLMKVKDIGLPGVQILELNEASCVNLAPPQSPVGQALVLSAAAPADSRPRVRQEIVQPQIKKRRLSSDLNRDSIRVFSYNTHHVKPDCYVRLPRLPDAVMNLTEILSAQAQAPSGDLWDSRDEDNR; this comes from the exons atgGTTTATAAGTGTTCTGTTCCCGGGTGCCGAACTCGCGGCCGAG GCCAACCCGCTCCTGTGTCTTATGTTTCGGGACCGGAAGAACCAAAGGTGGATTTTTTGCAAGTTTTCCATCAGACGAGAAACG GGGCGGGTGAAGAACTCGGCACTGAAACTAAAGTCACTCAGCCCAGCTTTGAAGATGAAAAAGAAGTTGATAATCGCAGTTCTACACTGCCCGAAGCTCTGGCCG ggCCTGGTGAAGAACTCGGCACTGAAACTGAAGTCACTCAGCCCGGCTTTGACGATGAAAATGAAGTTGATAATAGCAGTTCTACACTACCCGAAGCTCTGGCCG AAGAAATTGTTGTACCTGAACCAAAGAAATTCTCATGGCAGGAACCCACCGAGGCAGTTCCAGTATTAAcag ATGATGTCGAGACGGAAGTAATCGTGGACAGCTTATCCATGTACTGCGACGATGGAAAGCACGACTCGCTGCTGTCGGAACAGCTGGACGAGGATCACAAAG GTACTGCAGTGAGTCCCGCAGTAGACACGGCGTTTCGATGCAACGTGTGCGACGCTGCTATAGTCGG gttccgctacacgtgtgtgcagtgcagcgacttggacctgtgcggCGCGTGCGAGGCCGACGGAGCGCACCACCAACACTACGTGCTGAGGGTTCCCGCCGACAGACAAGCG TCCGAGGTCCAGCTGGTGCTGTCCACAATACGCCGGCACCTCATGAGGAAACTGGATCCCATCACTCAACACGATCAGGATCAGGATGATGTTATTAG tcTTAAGTCTGAAATAAAATCTGAAGAAGATAATTGCAATGACGATAATAATAACGATAATGATGATTCGGACAACAAATCACCTGAAGATGATGTGTTAATGAAATTGACATCTCCAGAACCAGCACAAAACAAAAGC GACGAAGCTGCTTCCTGTGTGGAGATCGGCGATGAGGCGCCGGCGCAGGAGTGCGACACCATCGAGATCTACATGACACCAGCGGACTTAATGAAAGTGAAAGACATCGGATTGCCGGGAG TACAAATACTCGAGTTAAATGAAGCGTCGTGTGTTAATCTGGCGCCTCCGCAGTCACCGGTTGGACAAGCCCTTGTACTCTCGGCGGCTGCACCGGCAGACTCGCGGCCGCGGGTCCGACAAGAAATCGTACAACCACAAA TTAAGAAGAGACGCCTCTCGTCTGACCTGAACCGCGACTCAATAAGAGTGTTCTCCTACAACACGCACCACGTCAAGCCCGACTGCTATGTCAGGCTGCCAAGATTGCCCGATGCTGTCATGAACCTCACAGAGATAT TGTCTGCGCAGGCGCAGGCTCCGAGCGGCGACTTGTGGGACAGTAGAGACGAAGACAACAGATGA
- the LOC115449214 gene encoding uncharacterized protein LOC115449214 isoform X9, producing MNFGAGEELGTETKVTQPSFEDEKEVDNRSSTLPEALAGPGEELGTETEVTQPGFDDENEVDNSSSTLPEALAEEIVVPEPKKFSWQEPTEAVPVLTDDVETEVIVDSLSMYCDDGKHDSLLSEQLDEDHKGTAVSPAVDTAFRCNVCDAAIVGFRYTCVQCSDLDLCGACEADGAHHQHYVLRVPADRQASEVQLVLSTIRRHLMRKLDPITQHDQDQDDVISLKSEIKSEEDNCNDDNNNDNDDSDNKSPEDDVLMKLTSPEPAQNKSDEAASCVEIGDEAPAQECDTIEIYMTPADLMKVKDIGLPGVQILELNEASCVNLAPPQSPVGQALVLSAAAPADSRPRVRQEIVQPQIKKRRLSSDLNRDSIRVFSYNTHHVKPDCYVRLPRLPDAVMNLTEILSAQAQAPSGDLWDSRDEDNR from the exons ATGAACTTCG GGGCGGGTGAAGAACTCGGCACTGAAACTAAAGTCACTCAGCCCAGCTTTGAAGATGAAAAAGAAGTTGATAATCGCAGTTCTACACTGCCCGAAGCTCTGGCCG ggCCTGGTGAAGAACTCGGCACTGAAACTGAAGTCACTCAGCCCGGCTTTGACGATGAAAATGAAGTTGATAATAGCAGTTCTACACTACCCGAAGCTCTGGCCG AAGAAATTGTTGTACCTGAACCAAAGAAATTCTCATGGCAGGAACCCACCGAGGCAGTTCCAGTATTAAcag ATGATGTCGAGACGGAAGTAATCGTGGACAGCTTATCCATGTACTGCGACGATGGAAAGCACGACTCGCTGCTGTCGGAACAGCTGGACGAGGATCACAAAG GTACTGCAGTGAGTCCCGCAGTAGACACGGCGTTTCGATGCAACGTGTGCGACGCTGCTATAGTCGG gttccgctacacgtgtgtgcagtgcagcgacttggacctgtgcggCGCGTGCGAGGCCGACGGAGCGCACCACCAACACTACGTGCTGAGGGTTCCCGCCGACAGACAAGCG TCCGAGGTCCAGCTGGTGCTGTCCACAATACGCCGGCACCTCATGAGGAAACTGGATCCCATCACTCAACACGATCAGGATCAGGATGATGTTATTAG tcTTAAGTCTGAAATAAAATCTGAAGAAGATAATTGCAATGACGATAATAATAACGATAATGATGATTCGGACAACAAATCACCTGAAGATGATGTGTTAATGAAATTGACATCTCCAGAACCAGCACAAAACAAAAGC GACGAAGCTGCTTCCTGTGTGGAGATCGGCGATGAGGCGCCGGCGCAGGAGTGCGACACCATCGAGATCTACATGACACCAGCGGACTTAATGAAAGTGAAAGACATCGGATTGCCGGGAG TACAAATACTCGAGTTAAATGAAGCGTCGTGTGTTAATCTGGCGCCTCCGCAGTCACCGGTTGGACAAGCCCTTGTACTCTCGGCGGCTGCACCGGCAGACTCGCGGCCGCGGGTCCGACAAGAAATCGTACAACCACAAA TTAAGAAGAGACGCCTCTCGTCTGACCTGAACCGCGACTCAATAAGAGTGTTCTCCTACAACACGCACCACGTCAAGCCCGACTGCTATGTCAGGCTGCCAAGATTGCCCGATGCTGTCATGAACCTCACAGAGATAT TGTCTGCGCAGGCGCAGGCTCCGAGCGGCGACTTGTGGGACAGTAGAGACGAAGACAACAGATGA
- the LOC115449214 gene encoding uncharacterized protein LOC115449214 isoform X7 yields MVAGQPAPVSYVSGPEEPKVDFLQVFHQTRNGAGEELGTETKVTQPSFEDEKEVDNRSSTLPEALAGPGEELGTETEVTQPGFDDENEVDNSSSTLPEALAEEIVVPEPKKFSWQEPTEAVPVLTDDVETEVIVDSLSMYCDDGKHDSLLSEQLDEDHKGTAVSPAVDTAFRCNVCDAAIVGFRYTCVQCSDLDLCGACEADGAHHQHYVLRVPADRQASEVQLVLSTIRRHLMRKLDPITQHDQDQDDVISLKSEIKSEEDNCNDDNNNDNDDSDNKSPEDDVLMKLTSPEPAQNKSDEAASCVEIGDEAPAQECDTIEIYMTPADLMKVKDIGLPGVQILELNEASCVNLAPPQSPVGQALVLSAAAPADSRPRVRQEIVQPQIKKRRLSSDLNRDSIRVFSYNTHHVKPDCYVRLPRLPDAVMNLTEILSAQAQAPSGDLWDSRDEDNR; encoded by the exons ATGGTAGCAG GCCAACCCGCTCCTGTGTCTTATGTTTCGGGACCGGAAGAACCAAAGGTGGATTTTTTGCAAGTTTTCCATCAGACGAGAAACG GGGCGGGTGAAGAACTCGGCACTGAAACTAAAGTCACTCAGCCCAGCTTTGAAGATGAAAAAGAAGTTGATAATCGCAGTTCTACACTGCCCGAAGCTCTGGCCG ggCCTGGTGAAGAACTCGGCACTGAAACTGAAGTCACTCAGCCCGGCTTTGACGATGAAAATGAAGTTGATAATAGCAGTTCTACACTACCCGAAGCTCTGGCCG AAGAAATTGTTGTACCTGAACCAAAGAAATTCTCATGGCAGGAACCCACCGAGGCAGTTCCAGTATTAAcag ATGATGTCGAGACGGAAGTAATCGTGGACAGCTTATCCATGTACTGCGACGATGGAAAGCACGACTCGCTGCTGTCGGAACAGCTGGACGAGGATCACAAAG GTACTGCAGTGAGTCCCGCAGTAGACACGGCGTTTCGATGCAACGTGTGCGACGCTGCTATAGTCGG gttccgctacacgtgtgtgcagtgcagcgacttggacctgtgcggCGCGTGCGAGGCCGACGGAGCGCACCACCAACACTACGTGCTGAGGGTTCCCGCCGACAGACAAGCG TCCGAGGTCCAGCTGGTGCTGTCCACAATACGCCGGCACCTCATGAGGAAACTGGATCCCATCACTCAACACGATCAGGATCAGGATGATGTTATTAG tcTTAAGTCTGAAATAAAATCTGAAGAAGATAATTGCAATGACGATAATAATAACGATAATGATGATTCGGACAACAAATCACCTGAAGATGATGTGTTAATGAAATTGACATCTCCAGAACCAGCACAAAACAAAAGC GACGAAGCTGCTTCCTGTGTGGAGATCGGCGATGAGGCGCCGGCGCAGGAGTGCGACACCATCGAGATCTACATGACACCAGCGGACTTAATGAAAGTGAAAGACATCGGATTGCCGGGAG TACAAATACTCGAGTTAAATGAAGCGTCGTGTGTTAATCTGGCGCCTCCGCAGTCACCGGTTGGACAAGCCCTTGTACTCTCGGCGGCTGCACCGGCAGACTCGCGGCCGCGGGTCCGACAAGAAATCGTACAACCACAAA TTAAGAAGAGACGCCTCTCGTCTGACCTGAACCGCGACTCAATAAGAGTGTTCTCCTACAACACGCACCACGTCAAGCCCGACTGCTATGTCAGGCTGCCAAGATTGCCCGATGCTGTCATGAACCTCACAGAGATAT TGTCTGCGCAGGCGCAGGCTCCGAGCGGCGACTTGTGGGACAGTAGAGACGAAGACAACAGATGA
- the LOC115449214 gene encoding uncharacterized protein LOC115449214 isoform X4 has protein sequence MVNTCVVRGCKQESYPGCGISFHRIPVNKEWRALWVDAMNLDSNVTKTACVCSLHFTDDAYLTVAKKKLKPQAVPSVLPKIVPTRTQLPKSILFRDRFSGISQRSRWAGEELGTETKVTQPSFEDEKEVDNRSSTLPEALAGPGEELGTETEVTQPGFDDENEVDNSSSTLPEALAEEIVVPEPKKFSWQEPTEAVPVLTDDVETEVIVDSLSMYCDDGKHDSLLSEQLDEDHKGTAVSPAVDTAFRCNVCDAAIVGFRYTCVQCSDLDLCGACEADGAHHQHYVLRVPADRQASEVQLVLSTIRRHLMRKLDPITQHDQDQDDVISLKSEIKSEEDNCNDDNNNDNDDSDNKSPEDDVLMKLTSPEPAQNKSDEAASCVEIGDEAPAQECDTIEIYMTPADLMKVKDIGLPGVQILELNEASCVNLAPPQSPVGQALVLSAAAPADSRPRVRQEIVQPQIKKRRLSSDLNRDSIRVFSYNTHHVKPDCYVRLPRLPDAVMNLTEILSAQAQAPSGDLWDSRDEDNR, from the exons ATGGTGAATACTTGTGTTGTAAGAGGATGTAAGCAAGAATCCTATCCAGGTTGTGGAATATCCTTTCATAG GATTCCAGTTAATAAAGAGTGGAGGGCCTTGTGGGTTGATGCCATGAACCTTGACAGTAATGTGACAAAAACTGCATGTGTTTGTAGCTTACATTTTACTGATGATGCGTATTTAACAGTAGCTAAGAAAAAGTTAAAGCCACAAGCAGTTCCTTCAGTATTGCCTAAG ATAGTTCCTACAAGGACACAACTACCAAAAAGTATTCTCTTTCGAGACCGTTTTTCCGGCATCAGTCAGCGCTCCAgat GGGCGGGTGAAGAACTCGGCACTGAAACTAAAGTCACTCAGCCCAGCTTTGAAGATGAAAAAGAAGTTGATAATCGCAGTTCTACACTGCCCGAAGCTCTGGCCG ggCCTGGTGAAGAACTCGGCACTGAAACTGAAGTCACTCAGCCCGGCTTTGACGATGAAAATGAAGTTGATAATAGCAGTTCTACACTACCCGAAGCTCTGGCCG AAGAAATTGTTGTACCTGAACCAAAGAAATTCTCATGGCAGGAACCCACCGAGGCAGTTCCAGTATTAAcag ATGATGTCGAGACGGAAGTAATCGTGGACAGCTTATCCATGTACTGCGACGATGGAAAGCACGACTCGCTGCTGTCGGAACAGCTGGACGAGGATCACAAAG GTACTGCAGTGAGTCCCGCAGTAGACACGGCGTTTCGATGCAACGTGTGCGACGCTGCTATAGTCGG gttccgctacacgtgtgtgcagtgcagcgacttggacctgtgcggCGCGTGCGAGGCCGACGGAGCGCACCACCAACACTACGTGCTGAGGGTTCCCGCCGACAGACAAGCG TCCGAGGTCCAGCTGGTGCTGTCCACAATACGCCGGCACCTCATGAGGAAACTGGATCCCATCACTCAACACGATCAGGATCAGGATGATGTTATTAG tcTTAAGTCTGAAATAAAATCTGAAGAAGATAATTGCAATGACGATAATAATAACGATAATGATGATTCGGACAACAAATCACCTGAAGATGATGTGTTAATGAAATTGACATCTCCAGAACCAGCACAAAACAAAAGC GACGAAGCTGCTTCCTGTGTGGAGATCGGCGATGAGGCGCCGGCGCAGGAGTGCGACACCATCGAGATCTACATGACACCAGCGGACTTAATGAAAGTGAAAGACATCGGATTGCCGGGAG TACAAATACTCGAGTTAAATGAAGCGTCGTGTGTTAATCTGGCGCCTCCGCAGTCACCGGTTGGACAAGCCCTTGTACTCTCGGCGGCTGCACCGGCAGACTCGCGGCCGCGGGTCCGACAAGAAATCGTACAACCACAAA TTAAGAAGAGACGCCTCTCGTCTGACCTGAACCGCGACTCAATAAGAGTGTTCTCCTACAACACGCACCACGTCAAGCCCGACTGCTATGTCAGGCTGCCAAGATTGCCCGATGCTGTCATGAACCTCACAGAGATAT TGTCTGCGCAGGCGCAGGCTCCGAGCGGCGACTTGTGGGACAGTAGAGACGAAGACAACAGATGA
- the LOC115449214 gene encoding uncharacterized protein LOC115449214 isoform X8, with amino-acid sequence MVYKCSVPGCRTRGRGAGEELGTETKVTQPSFEDEKEVDNRSSTLPEALAGPGEELGTETEVTQPGFDDENEVDNSSSTLPEALAEEIVVPEPKKFSWQEPTEAVPVLTDDVETEVIVDSLSMYCDDGKHDSLLSEQLDEDHKGTAVSPAVDTAFRCNVCDAAIVGFRYTCVQCSDLDLCGACEADGAHHQHYVLRVPADRQASEVQLVLSTIRRHLMRKLDPITQHDQDQDDVISLKSEIKSEEDNCNDDNNNDNDDSDNKSPEDDVLMKLTSPEPAQNKSDEAASCVEIGDEAPAQECDTIEIYMTPADLMKVKDIGLPGVQILELNEASCVNLAPPQSPVGQALVLSAAAPADSRPRVRQEIVQPQIKKRRLSSDLNRDSIRVFSYNTHHVKPDCYVRLPRLPDAVMNLTEILSAQAQAPSGDLWDSRDEDNR; translated from the exons atgGTTTATAAGTGTTCTGTTCCCGGGTGCCGAACTCGCGGCCGAG GGGCGGGTGAAGAACTCGGCACTGAAACTAAAGTCACTCAGCCCAGCTTTGAAGATGAAAAAGAAGTTGATAATCGCAGTTCTACACTGCCCGAAGCTCTGGCCG ggCCTGGTGAAGAACTCGGCACTGAAACTGAAGTCACTCAGCCCGGCTTTGACGATGAAAATGAAGTTGATAATAGCAGTTCTACACTACCCGAAGCTCTGGCCG AAGAAATTGTTGTACCTGAACCAAAGAAATTCTCATGGCAGGAACCCACCGAGGCAGTTCCAGTATTAAcag ATGATGTCGAGACGGAAGTAATCGTGGACAGCTTATCCATGTACTGCGACGATGGAAAGCACGACTCGCTGCTGTCGGAACAGCTGGACGAGGATCACAAAG GTACTGCAGTGAGTCCCGCAGTAGACACGGCGTTTCGATGCAACGTGTGCGACGCTGCTATAGTCGG gttccgctacacgtgtgtgcagtgcagcgacttggacctgtgcggCGCGTGCGAGGCCGACGGAGCGCACCACCAACACTACGTGCTGAGGGTTCCCGCCGACAGACAAGCG TCCGAGGTCCAGCTGGTGCTGTCCACAATACGCCGGCACCTCATGAGGAAACTGGATCCCATCACTCAACACGATCAGGATCAGGATGATGTTATTAG tcTTAAGTCTGAAATAAAATCTGAAGAAGATAATTGCAATGACGATAATAATAACGATAATGATGATTCGGACAACAAATCACCTGAAGATGATGTGTTAATGAAATTGACATCTCCAGAACCAGCACAAAACAAAAGC GACGAAGCTGCTTCCTGTGTGGAGATCGGCGATGAGGCGCCGGCGCAGGAGTGCGACACCATCGAGATCTACATGACACCAGCGGACTTAATGAAAGTGAAAGACATCGGATTGCCGGGAG TACAAATACTCGAGTTAAATGAAGCGTCGTGTGTTAATCTGGCGCCTCCGCAGTCACCGGTTGGACAAGCCCTTGTACTCTCGGCGGCTGCACCGGCAGACTCGCGGCCGCGGGTCCGACAAGAAATCGTACAACCACAAA TTAAGAAGAGACGCCTCTCGTCTGACCTGAACCGCGACTCAATAAGAGTGTTCTCCTACAACACGCACCACGTCAAGCCCGACTGCTATGTCAGGCTGCCAAGATTGCCCGATGCTGTCATGAACCTCACAGAGATAT TGTCTGCGCAGGCGCAGGCTCCGAGCGGCGACTTGTGGGACAGTAGAGACGAAGACAACAGATGA